CGAGATCGAGGTGATCCACAACTTTGTGGACGCGGGGCGCTTCCAGCGCATCACCGATCCCGAGGTGCGGCTGCGCTTCGCCCATCCGGAGGAAGCGCTGCTGGTCCACGTCAGCAACTTCCGCCCCGTCAAGCGCGTGGAGGACGTGGTGCAGGTCTTTGCCCGCGTAGCTTCAGAACTGCCCGCGCGCCTGCTGATGATCGGAGACGGCCCGGAGCGACCGCGAGCGTTCGAACTGGCGCAGCAACTGGGGGTGATTGGCCGGACCCATTTTCTGGGCTCCTTCCCGGATGTCGAAACCGTGCTGGGCATCAGCGATCTGTTCCTGCTGCCCAGCAGCAATGAGAGTTTCGGTCTGGCCGCACTGGAGGCCATGAGTTGCGAGGTGCCCGTGGTGGCCGCGCGCGCAGGCGGCATCCCAGAAGTGGTCGAGGACGGCGTGAACGGCATTCTATGTGCAGTGGGCGATGTGGACGGCATGGCCGACGCGGCGCTGCGGATCCTGCGGGACCGCGAGTTGTATCTGGGCATGGGGGCGGCGGCCCGCCACGCGGCGACCACCCGCTTCTCTCCTACTCTGATTGTGCCGCAGTATTTAGAGGCTTACGCGAGAGTGCTTGAGGAAGGTTGAGTGGATCGCCTACAATCTAACATGCTTCTAGTGAAAAGAT
This sequence is a window from Deinococcus humi. Protein-coding genes within it:
- the bshA gene encoding N-acetyl-alpha-D-glucosaminyl L-malate synthase BshA yields the protein MPPVKVAVLCHASAGGSGVVATELGLQVARAGHEVHFVGTAQPFRLSGQGGMHGPYFHQVSGFAYALFEQPYPELAAANTLTEVMLEYGVELAHAHYAIPHATAAIHARAITGRGRVLTTLHGTDVTLVGAEPAFRHTTRHAIERSDHVTAVSRFLAEQTRETFGLDREIEVIHNFVDAGRFQRITDPEVRLRFAHPEEALLVHVSNFRPVKRVEDVVQVFARVASELPARLLMIGDGPERPRAFELAQQLGVIGRTHFLGSFPDVETVLGISDLFLLPSSNESFGLAALEAMSCEVPVVAARAGGIPEVVEDGVNGILCAVGDVDGMADAALRILRDRELYLGMGAAARHAATTRFSPTLIVPQYLEAYARVLEEG